In Lysinibacillus sp. 2017, the DNA window TAACTAGTAAAGTTTGGTTCAATAGAAAATCTCCCTTTAAATTAAATTTTTTTTCCTTCGATTATGCTTTTTCAAATGCCAATTTTATGCCAAAGCCAATAAGTACAACACCCGTCAACACTTCAATGACTGCTTGTGTAGCTGGACGTTTCATAAAGGTACGAATTCGATCAAGCAAGAACACATAAAACGCAAACCATAAAAACGTCAGTACCGAATAAATGATACCCATAATTAAAAACGACCAAAATGGCTCACTCTTTGGCGCTAAAAACTGTGGTAAAAATGTTAAGAAAAATACCGCCACTTTCGGATTGGTAATATTGGTGATGAAGCCTTGCTTGAAATAAGAGCTCCCCTTTGCCTCGACAAGTACTTCTTCATCGATTTGATCTTTTCTCGCGCGCATCGCCATGAAAGTCTTTACACCTAAATAGCAAAGATACGCCGCGCCCACATATTTTAAAATCGTAAATGCCAGTGCTGATTTTACGATGATTGCAGAAAGCCCTGCAACCGCCGCAATCGTATGAATCGCTAGCCCCGCACAAGAACCCAACATCGTTTGAAAGCCACCCTTTTGCTCCCCAACGATTGTATTTTTCGTGACAATCGCCGTGTCTGGGCCAGGTAAGATGATGAGTAAGATACAAGCTATGATAAATAATGGGATGTTGACCATGATGTCTCTCCTTTTCTCTCTAAATAATCTGATTTTTTAGATTATAACAAGATTGGGAGGAAATGGCGAGGGGGGTTTTAAGAACAAAAGCGCTAAAGCGCCCTCTAAGCCCCGACAGACATTGGAGGGCCCGACGCAAAAGTAAAAGCTTCACCACTTTTGCAGGAGGGTTCGAAATGTCCGAGGGGCTGGCGCTTTAGCCTAGACGTAGATGAAACTTTTGTAATAGTTATCCACAATGCGAAAATCTATAATTTCCTTAACATTGAAAAAACCCGATACGTGTTGTATCGGGTTTTCGTCCGTTATTTCTTAAAACCTGGCATTGCTAAATTAAACAAACTTTGTTGCTGGGCTGATAATTTATTGAATGCACGTTCCCATTGAACTTTAAGTTCATCGGACCCCTTACTATCAACGCTACTTGCGTTATATTTTACTGCTAATTCAATAACTGATTTAATCGCTTTTGAGTCCTTTTTCGCCTGTGTCACAATTGAATAATGCGGTACTAATTTCTTTTCTTTACTGTCTAACTTTTTGTATTCTGAATCAATTGCTGCTAAAAATTCATCAAAGCTAGTAACAAAGCTTAGGGCTTCACCTTTAACCTCCGGAACTTCATTAAAAGAAGCTTTTAAATCATATTGTCCAGATACTAAAAGTGATCCAATGAATTCATTTAAATTTTTAGAAGAAGTTGTTAACTTTTTAATCATTTCTGAAATGATTTGTGGATAGCCATCCATACTTTCAAATATCATAGCCTGCTTGGCAGTTAACTTATTGTAGTTTGTAATAATCGTTTGCTTTTTAGAATACGTAGGAGTATCTCCTAACTTATCAATTTTTGCAATGAATGATTCTACAGCCTTCAGTTCTTTTAACGCATTTTGGTAAGCATTATAATTCTTAATAGCTTTTAATTCTTTTGCAGACAAACGATTTGCTTCCTTTTGTGCTGATTTAACATCTTCATAGCCGTATTCACCAGCTAAAGTTTCAAACATGAATTCAAGATCACTTTTATCAGTCTTACCATCTTGAATATCTTCTAATGCTGTATTTACATCATCTAAAATTGATTTACTTACTAGGCCTTGTTGAATTTCCGTTAACTTTTTAAAGGCCGTTAAAGCAGTTGTAAGCTTCGATTCACTACCATCTTTCAGTGCGGCTTGTAATTTAGTTTCAGCCGTTTTAGCTTTTGAAATGTTCGCGTTTATTGTTGAAAGTGTTGAATAATTATAAACTTTTTTCTTATCGACGGATGATAATGCTTTATACTGTGTTTTTAATGAATTTAATGTTGTTAATGCTACTGTAGTATCTGTACTTCCCTTAGTTACTTCAGCTTCAAATTTTGTGATTTCATCAATTAACGTGCTCGCTTTGCTATCTGTTACAGTAACCTCAGATAATTTGTCGATTTCGGTATCAATACCTTTAATAATGATATCAAAAGATTCGATTAAATCTTTTTCACTAATTGAACTATCAACAAGAATACGTACTGTTGGCGTTAACTTAATATAAGCTTTATACGCCGCTTGATATTTTGTCTTTGCAGATTTTAATTTACTAATGATACCTTTGACATTGTCAGAATCTATGGTATTTGCATCATCTTCTAATTTTTCCGCAGCAGCAAATGCTTTCACTACTTTGTCAGCAGCCTTCACATCTTTTTTTACTTGGGCGACAGTGGAGTAGTTCGTCACCTGCTTTTTATCTGCCGGACTTAATAACTTATACTGTGTTGTAATTTCTTCAATTGTCAAAGTTAAATCTTCTGTGCTCTCTGTATAATCTTTTAATCCACTTATTAAATCTCTTAACTCTTCAACTACTTCAGATGCTTCATCTTGCGCATCCGTTTCTTCTGGTGTAAGGGCTTTTATATTTAAAATTAAAGACTTTTGTAGAGCAGTTAACTTATCATATAATTTATTAGCAGCAATGATAGCACTTGCTTTTTTCTTAGAATCCTTTGCATTTTCGATAAGGTTTATTTTATCAACAACAGCTTGTGCTTTTTTCGCATTTGTTTGTGCTGTTTTTAAAACAGATGTATAAATGAGTGGTTGAAATGTTTTATCTACTTTCGCAGCTTCTTCAGTCAATGTTTTTACTTTGCTTTGGAATTCTACAATAGATTCAAATGGAAACATATCGTATTCTCTTGCAATTAAATACGCATTGCCATATGTAGTATTGTCCTCCGAAGTAGTGTTTAATATTAATAAACCTACTATTTCTTTGTTTAAATCATCAATAATTTTATAAGTAATATAGTCTTTAGAATCGTAACTCGTTGCACTTTTATTTAACCATTCTTGCATAATATCCACATAGTTTGTTTCTATTCCTGCAAGTGGCATTAATGAACGTTGTTTTGCTGTCAATTTATTATATGCTGTTTTTAATGTCGCAAATTTTTTAGTTAAATCTGCATGTTTTACAGTTTTATTTTCGAAGTTCATTTTTAAATCAACAAATTTTTTGTACTCATCATAAAACTTCGTAAATGCTTGTACATCTTGATTTGCTTCTTGTAATAAAGCATAATTACTAATTAACTGTTTGCGATTTGGTGATAATTTTTCATATTCACTATTTAAGAAACTTACATAAGATTTGAAACGCATAAAGCCTGTTAAAGTCATATCATCTGTATAGTCTGGTGCTTTAATATCTAATTGATATGCTTTCGATGAAGAATCAACTAAATTCGTAATATATGTTTCTAAAATTTCACTGACCGCTAATTTATTTCCAACAAACACAGGATACATAAAGTCAAACTCAATTTGTGGAACTGAAATATATATTTCAACCATAAATTGCCCATATTCTTTTTTTGCGCTATCTGCAGGAACTGTAAATGAAGCATTTGTGGCATCTTTTACTAGTATTGTAGAATTAACTTTATTATCTTCTTTAGTAATTGCATACCATTGATACTTCACGTCAAATTGAGAAGCAGTAAGTTTTACATTATTTCCACCATCAACTGTAATATTTTTTACTGAAACAACATCTCCAGCAACTAACTCGACTTCATCTATATTAGATGTTGTTGTTCCGTTAAGCGCTAATTCAAACTTCGTATCGTTTTCTTCCACTACAATTTCTTCCACATCGATTACTGATGTATAATAATTTCCCTGTTTAGTAGATACGACAAATAAAAGCTGCTTTCCTTGTGCTTTAAATGGAACATCCAGTTCAACATCTGTTTCGCCGGATAATAGTTCAAAATTATAAGTATTAGTATCAACGATGTACCACTGGAACCCCGTAACAACTTCACCTGTATCTACTTTATAGCCTTTTGCTGTAATTGAAGAATTAATCGTAGCAGTTTCAACAGGCTTGCCATCTTCATCATTAAACTTAGCTTCAGCTTTCCCTAAGGAATCAATCGTTACTGTATCGGACATTTTTTTAGTTATTTCTCCATCTACATACGTCACGATAAGCTTTACTGTTTTATCCACTGCAGAGATTGGAACCTTATACTCTGTGCCAGTGCTAACTTTTACACCTTCTATATACCATTCGTACGCTGTGTACTTATAATCTACATCATCGATTTTAGTATTGGCTTTAATTGTTTTTCCAAATACAGAGTTCGTTTCGCTAATTAATTCACCATTAGTAGTAACTTCAATTTCTGTAGTCTCCTCCGCCTGTGCCACCACTGGCACAACAATCGCAGCCGACGTCACTGCCGTTGCGGCTAAAATCTTTTTATAATCCATATGTAATCCATCTCCTTACAAATTATGTCTAATCTTAGTATACCTGTTTATACAAAAAATTGGGATTGTTATACAAATTCGAACATTAATTGTCATTTCATCGAATATTTTTCGTTAATATTCAGTAGCAACTATTGAATTTCCATTCCCTAACTAACTATACTATCGGAAAAATTTATGTAATTATTAGTTCAAATCCACTATTCTATTAATAATTGGGTTTACTGTTGCTTTGCTAGCACGATTAATTCGCAAAATTGCGGCCGCGAAGCGCAAGAGCGACTCCTTGGGTATTAAGCGTGCGCGCAATATCCACTTATTACTTGCCGCCGTGGTATCAAACAATAAGTTAGATGGAGCCACGCCCCGAAGAAATCGATCCCCGTAGTGTAGCAGAACGGACTTTATTAAATAGGAATCCCTTTAAATGCAAAACAAAAAAGCACAAACACGTTAATGTTTATGCTTCCTTCATTCATTATTTCCCTAAACGTTCTTCAATTAATGATTCTAAATCTGTCACAATCGTATCATACGGTACGCCGTCTTCTGATTGTGAATAACCTGTATAGTTTTTCACGGCAATGCCTTTTTCATCGACTAAGTAAAACGTATTGGCGTGGATGACTTGGTCACTGTTTGGATCTGCCTTCACTAATGATTTAAATGAATTTGCTGCAAATTGTTCGATGAATGTTTGATCATAGCCTGTTAGCATATGCCATTTGGATTCATCAGGTGCGCTGTGACGTTCTAAATACTTCGTCAGTTCTTCTGGTGTATCATAGGCAGGGTCGATTGAGAACGCGACGATATTGTAATCTTCAACGCCCTTTTTCACTAACTCATCTTGAACGAGCTTCATATTGTACGTCATCGGTGAGCAAATCGACGTACAGTTTGTAAAGATGAACATCGCTAGCCACGGTTTCCCTTTCAAGCTATCTAAGGTCACTTCTTCACCGCGCTGATCCATCGCTGTAAAATTAGAAATTTCATAGTTCGTAGTTGGTTTGAATTGATAGTTACTACAGGCACTTAACACCGTTGCCACTACAAGCAGCATCGCAAGTGCGAGTGATTTTTTTTTCATGTCTCTCTCTCCACTCTCGAAATCTTACTTTCATCTTAGCGAAAGTACCAAGTTTATACAATACATTCACCTAGAAAGTTTGTGTGTCGAAATTGTGAAGAGCGGTTTCACAATTGGCTACACTTTCGCGGGGTTATTCAATGATACGAGTGCCGTATGAATCGCTTCAAGTTTCGTTTCAATGCGATATAACAAATAAAATGAAATAATGATTGGAAAACTTACTTCTTGAAGAATCGTTATCCACTGTTCCATGAAATGACCTCCTCTCCTTTGATAATTTGAAAAGCCGGTAAAGTTTAGCGCTTCACCGGCTTGTTTGTTAAACATTCAATTCAAATGGTGTGACATTGCGTTCTACAATACGTGCTGATTTTTTCGTGTTAAACGCAAAGCCTTCCTTTTCAAATACAGCTTGATCAATAATGGTTTGCATCGCTGCGTCAATTTCGGCTTCAGTTAAATTTGCCTTTGGACTATCGATGTTTAACGTCATTGTTTGTTTTAACGCATTCGTAAACGTTAACTGTAAAACTAGGCTCATGGTATCACCTCCTCTTTTGGAAATTTAAATTGGGTTACGCGATTAAGTCTTTTTGCGTTTTTACGGTTTCCACATAGCCGTAATCCGTTAATCCGATTAGTGCTTGTGCCACGGTTTTCATTTGCGTAGCTGAAACATTTGGTGAAATGTTGCGGTAAGTTGTACTTTTAATTACAGGTTCATTAAACTCATCTAATCCTGTTGTGTAAAATACCGCCATCGTTGCCGATACAAATCCGAATTCATTCATGTTTATCACCTCCTTGCCTTATATATAGGATTTTTATGTAAAAAAAGGGACATTCCGATGAAATTTTTTACAAAACCTTATATAATAAAGTGAAACTTCAATTAGTTGGGGGTTTTATCTCCCACCGTTACAGAGAGATAAATATTAAAGTGAATAAAGAGGTGAAAATTTTGGGCTTAGATGGCTGGTTTTTATGGTTCATATTATTTTGGGTTGTTATACTCGTTTCGTTAATGGGCATTGGTGGCTTCTTCATGTTCCGCAAGTTTTTAAAAGCGCTCCCGAAACAAGATGGCAAGTCGGATTTAGATTGGCAAAATATTTATTTAGACAAAACGATCGATATGTGGGGCGTTGAAGAGAAGGAACTTTTAAGAGAGCTCGTGAGTCCAGTTCCAGAGCTTTTCCGCCAAGTGGCTAAGGAAAAGATTGCGGGGAAAATTGGAGAGCTTGCGATCGAAGAAAAAGCGACAAAGATCAGTTTGGATTTAATCATCCGTGGTTATATTATTGCATCACCAAAGCGAGACCATAAATTTTTACGCAAAAAAATGAATCAAATGGAAATTGATACAAAACCGTATGAACACTTATTTGAAGCGTAATGACCAAAAGTGCTAAAGTGTCCGTTTGGCCTTGACATGGGATAAGCCTTTTTCGAGATTTATCCATTGTGCGATGATTATAAAATTTAACAAACGACGAAAAAAATCCTTACAAAGCACTCGCGCCTTGTAAGGATTTTCTTATGCCACAATATGTGATTTTTCGATTTTTTTATATTTGATGAGCATCCCGATACGCCATGGTAAAATCATTGAGAATGCTAATATGAAGAACATTCCTGCAAGTTCTCCAACATCTAAGGTATCTGAGAACATTAGCTTGAGAATAACTCGTAAAACTAACAACCCGATTAAAATAAACGGAAATGCTTTCGACTGCTTCATATAAATCTGGCCATCACGAATTTCAAATTTCGATGAGACGATTAATACTATCGAGAACAAAACTCCAATACCAACTGCTTCTAAAATTTGGGTTGGCTCAACACGAAACTCTTTAAAAATGAACATTAATGCCCCTGTTGACATCGCAAACGGAGGAATGAGAATCTTCTTAGTCGATACAGGCTTTTTTTGTGCACGTAATCGAATAAACATCACAAACGTACCCATTACAATCGCCATAATCGTTGAGCCAATTACTAAGTAGTAAGAAGGTATATTGTCAAACATTATATTCCTCCTCTTATGTTGACTAATTTTTAACTGTATTTAATACATTAAACGCGACTTCTCTTAACTGTTCTGGATTAAATGGCTTCGTTATAAAATCCTTTGCGCCACTATCAATCGCTATTTTAATCTTCTTTTGCTGACCTAATGCCGTAATCATAATCACTTTAGCATCAGGATCATACGAAATAATGTGTTTTACTGCTTCAAGCCCTGTCATAATCGGCATCGTTACATCCATCGTCACTAAATCTGGCTTTAACTCTTTGTATTGGGCAATAGCTTCTTTCCCATTGCTTGCTTCCCCTACTACTTCAAAGCCCCATTCTTTTAGCATATTGCTAATGGCAACTCGCATAAATAATGCATCATCTACAACTAAAACAGTTGACATTTATTTTTCACTTCACTTTCATAAGTATAGCACTTCACATTGTCCATGTAACTATTAGAAACCTGTAAATCCACGGAAAATCGGTGAGAAAATTGTAATAATGTACGTTAAACCATCAAAGAATAATAATACACCTAAAGCAATCATTACCCAGCCACCAACTTTGATGATTTTTTGGCTATGATGACGAATCCAGCTTAAACGTGTGATAAAGAATGATAAGACAAAGAATGGAATCGCAAAGCCAAGGAAATAAGAAAGCATATACCAAATGGCCGAATCAGGCGTTGTCGCTCCTAATGCGATAATGGCCATTAATATAGGACCCGTACATGGCGTCCAGCCCGCAGCAAATGCTAACCCAATCAGCACCGATCCAATGTAACCGGATGGACGATTTTTAAATGCGAATTTACGATCCTTCATTAACAAATCAATTTGTAACAAGCCGACGATCATTAATCCAAAAACGACAATTAAAATGGCCCCAACTTGTCTGATTAAATCCTTATATTGAATGAAAAAGGTTTGTGCTAATGATGTACCAAACCCAATGGCAATAAAAATGATTGAAAAACCTAGAAGGAAGCATAGTGTATGTATGAT includes these proteins:
- a CDS encoding LysE family translocator, translating into MVNIPLFIIACILLIILPGPDTAIVTKNTIVGEQKGGFQTMLGSCAGLAIHTIAAVAGLSAIIVKSALAFTILKYVGAAYLCYLGVKTFMAMRARKDQIDEEVLVEAKGSSYFKQGFITNITNPKVAVFFLTFLPQFLAPKSEPFWSFLIMGIIYSVLTFLWFAFYVFLLDRIRTFMKRPATQAVIEVLTGVVLIGFGIKLAFEKA
- a CDS encoding SCO family protein, coding for MKKKSLALAMLLVVATVLSACSNYQFKPTTNYEISNFTAMDQRGEEVTLDSLKGKPWLAMFIFTNCTSICSPMTYNMKLVQDELVKKGVEDYNIVAFSIDPAYDTPEELTKYLERHSAPDESKWHMLTGYDQTFIEQFAANSFKSLVKADPNSDQVIHANTFYLVDEKGIAVKNYTGYSQSEDGVPYDTIVTDLESLIEERLGK
- a CDS encoding YvrJ family protein; its protein translation is MEQWITILQEVSFPIIISFYLLYRIETKLEAIHTALVSLNNPAKV
- a CDS encoding DUF2922 domain-containing protein, giving the protein MSLVLQLTFTNALKQTMTLNIDSPKANLTEAEIDAAMQTIIDQAVFEKEGFAFNTKKSARIVERNVTPFELNV
- a CDS encoding DUF1659 domain-containing protein, with translation MNEFGFVSATMAVFYTTGLDEFNEPVIKSTTYRNISPNVSATQMKTVAQALIGLTDYGYVETVKTQKDLIA
- a CDS encoding DUF2621 family protein, with translation MGLDGWFLWFILFWVVILVSLMGIGGFFMFRKFLKALPKQDGKSDLDWQNIYLDKTIDMWGVEEKELLRELVSPVPELFRQVAKEKIAGKIGELAIEEKATKISLDLIIRGYIIASPKRDHKFLRKKMNQMEIDTKPYEHLFEA
- a CDS encoding CcdC family protein, whose translation is MFDNIPSYYLVIGSTIMAIVMGTFVMFIRLRAQKKPVSTKKILIPPFAMSTGALMFIFKEFRVEPTQILEAVGIGVLFSIVLIVSSKFEIRDGQIYMKQSKAFPFILIGLLVLRVILKLMFSDTLDVGELAGMFFILAFSMILPWRIGMLIKYKKIEKSHIVA
- a CDS encoding response regulator, whose product is MSTVLVVDDALFMRVAISNMLKEWGFEVVGEASNGKEAIAQYKELKPDLVTMDVTMPIMTGLEAVKHIISYDPDAKVIMITALGQQKKIKIAIDSGAKDFITKPFNPEQLREVAFNVLNTVKN
- a CDS encoding cytochrome c biogenesis CcdA family protein translates to MNTDLNIFLAFGAGFLSFISPCTLPLYPAFLSYITGMTFDELKNERGMMQKRAIIHTLCFLLGFSIIFIAIGFGTSLAQTFFIQYKDLIRQVGAILIVVFGLMIVGLLQIDLLMKDRKFAFKNRPSGYIGSVLIGLAFAAGWTPCTGPILMAIIALGATTPDSAIWYMLSYFLGFAIPFFVLSFFITRLSWIRHHSQKIIKVGGWVMIALGVLLFFDGLTYIITIFSPIFRGFTGF